In a single window of the Xylanimonas protaetiae genome:
- the rpsG gene encoding 30S ribosomal protein S7 has translation MPRKGPAPKRPLISDPVYGSPVVTQLINKILLDGKKSTAEAIVYSALEGVRAKTDQDPVVVLKRALENVRPALEVRSRRVGGATYQVPVEVRPTRSTTLALRWLTDFSRARREKTMTERLMNEILDASNGLGAAVKRREDMHKMAESNRAFAHYRW, from the coding sequence ATGCCTCGTAAGGGTCCGGCCCCGAAGCGGCCGCTCATCTCCGACCCCGTCTACGGGTCGCCCGTCGTCACGCAGCTGATCAACAAGATCCTGCTCGACGGCAAGAAGTCGACGGCCGAGGCCATCGTCTACAGCGCCCTCGAGGGTGTCCGTGCGAAGACCGACCAGGACCCCGTCGTCGTCCTCAAGCGTGCGCTCGAGAACGTCCGCCCGGCCCTCGAGGTCCGCAGCCGCCGCGTCGGTGGCGCGACCTACCAGGTCCCGGTCGAGGTGCGCCCGACGCGCTCGACGACGCTGGCCCTGCGCTGGCTGACCGACTTCTCGCGCGCCCGCCGGGAGAAGACGATGACCGAGCGTCTCATGAACGAGATCCTCGACGCCTCGAACGGCCTCGGTGCCGCGGTCAAGCGCCGCGAGGACATGCACAAGATGGCCGAGTCGAACCGCGCGTTCGCCCACTACCGCTGGTAA
- the fusA gene encoding elongation factor G encodes MALDVLTDLSKVRNIGIMAHIDAGKTTTTERILYYTGVNYKIGETHDGASTTDWMEQEQERGITITSAAVTAFWNKGKPNETQINVIDTPGHVDFTVEVERSLRVLDGAVAVFDGKEGVEPQSETVWRQADKYEVPRICFVNKMDKLGADFYFTVDTIVNRLKAKPLVIQLPIGSENDFIGVVDLVEMRALVWRGETEMGAKYDIEEIPADLAEKAEQYRAELLEAVAETDDDLLEKFLGGEDLTLAEIKAGIRKLTVAGEAFPVLCGSAFKNKGVQPMLDAVVDYLPSPLDVPAIQGHDVKDPEVVVERHPDATEPFAALAFKIAAHPFFGKLTFIRVYSGKVTQGAQVINSTKGKKERIGKIFQMHANKENPVDEATAGHIYAFIGLKDVTTGDTLCDANAQVILESMTFPEPVIDVAIEPKTKADQEKLSTAIQKLAEEDPTFRVKLDEETGQTVIGGMGELHLDILVDRMRREFKVEANVGKPQVAYRETIRRTVEKVDYTHKKQTGGSGQFAKVQVTFEPLDTTEGELYEFVNAVTGGRIPREYIPSVDAGIQAALQQGVLAGFPLVGVKATLLDGAYHEVDSSEMAFKIAGSMVLKEGVKRADPALLEPIMAVEVRTPEEYMGDVIGDINSRRGMIQSMEDATGVKVVRAQVPLSEMFGYIGDLRSKTQGRAVYSMQFDSYAEVPRNVADEIIKKTRGE; translated from the coding sequence GTGGCACTTGACGTGCTGACGGACCTGAGCAAGGTCCGGAACATCGGCATCATGGCGCACATCGATGCCGGCAAGACGACGACGACCGAGCGGATCCTGTACTACACGGGCGTCAACTACAAGATCGGCGAGACGCACGACGGTGCCTCGACGACCGACTGGATGGAGCAGGAGCAGGAGCGTGGCATCACGATCACGTCCGCTGCTGTGACCGCCTTCTGGAACAAGGGCAAGCCGAACGAGACGCAGATCAACGTCATCGACACGCCCGGTCACGTGGACTTCACGGTCGAGGTCGAGCGCTCGCTGCGCGTCCTCGACGGCGCGGTCGCCGTCTTCGACGGCAAGGAGGGCGTCGAGCCCCAGTCCGAGACGGTGTGGCGCCAGGCGGACAAGTACGAGGTCCCCCGCATCTGCTTCGTCAACAAGATGGACAAGCTGGGCGCGGACTTCTACTTCACGGTCGACACGATCGTGAACCGCCTCAAGGCCAAGCCGCTGGTCATCCAGCTCCCGATCGGCTCCGAGAACGACTTCATCGGCGTCGTCGACCTGGTCGAGATGCGCGCGCTCGTGTGGCGCGGCGAGACCGAGATGGGCGCCAAGTACGACATCGAGGAGATCCCGGCCGATCTCGCGGAGAAGGCGGAGCAGTACCGCGCCGAGCTCCTCGAGGCCGTCGCGGAGACCGACGACGACCTGCTCGAGAAGTTCCTCGGTGGCGAGGACCTGACGCTGGCCGAGATCAAGGCCGGCATCCGCAAGCTCACCGTCGCGGGCGAGGCCTTCCCCGTCCTGTGCGGTTCGGCGTTCAAGAACAAGGGCGTCCAGCCCATGCTCGACGCCGTCGTCGACTACCTCCCCTCGCCCCTCGACGTCCCGGCCATCCAGGGCCACGACGTCAAGGACCCCGAGGTCGTCGTCGAGCGCCACCCGGACGCCACGGAGCCGTTCGCCGCTCTCGCGTTCAAGATCGCCGCGCACCCGTTCTTCGGCAAGCTCACCTTCATCCGCGTCTACTCGGGCAAGGTGACGCAGGGCGCCCAGGTCATCAACTCGACCAAGGGCAAGAAGGAGCGCATCGGGAAGATCTTCCAGATGCACGCCAACAAGGAGAACCCTGTCGACGAGGCGACCGCCGGTCACATCTACGCGTTCATCGGCCTCAAGGACGTCACCACCGGTGACACCCTGTGCGACGCGAACGCGCAGGTCATCCTCGAGTCGATGACCTTCCCCGAGCCGGTCATCGACGTGGCCATCGAGCCCAAGACGAAGGCCGACCAGGAGAAGCTCTCGACGGCGATCCAGAAGCTCGCCGAGGAGGACCCGACCTTCCGCGTCAAGCTGGACGAGGAGACCGGCCAGACCGTCATCGGCGGCATGGGCGAGCTCCACCTCGACATCCTCGTCGACCGCATGCGTCGTGAGTTCAAGGTCGAGGCCAACGTCGGCAAGCCGCAGGTCGCGTACCGCGAGACCATCCGCCGCACGGTCGAGAAGGTCGACTACACGCACAAGAAGCAGACCGGTGGTTCGGGTCAGTTCGCCAAGGTCCAGGTGACCTTCGAGCCGCTCGACACGACCGAGGGCGAGCTCTACGAGTTCGTCAACGCCGTCACCGGTGGCCGCATCCCGCGCGAGTACATCCCGTCGGTCGACGCCGGCATCCAGGCCGCCCTCCAGCAGGGTGTCCTCGCGGGCTTCCCGCTCGTGGGCGTCAAGGCCACGCTGCTCGACGGTGCGTACCACGAGGTCGACTCGTCCGAGATGGCGTTCAAGATCGCCGGCTCGATGGTCCTCAAGGAGGGCGTCAAGCGCGCCGACCCGGCTCTGCTCGAGCCGATCATGGCCGTCGAGGTGCGTACGCCCGAGGAGTACATGGGCGACGTGATCGGCGACATCAACTCCCGCCGTGGCATGATCCAGTCCATGGAGGACGCGACCGGCGTCAAGGTCGTTCGCGCCCAGGTGCCGCTGAGCGAGATGTTCGGTTACATCGGCGACCTCCGGTCGAAGACCCAGGGTCGCGCGGTGTACTCGATGCAGTTCGACAGCTACGCCGAGGTTCCTCGCAACGTCGCTGACGAGATCATCAAGAAGACCCGGGGCGAGTGA
- the tuf gene encoding elongation factor Tu, protein MAKAKFERTKPHVNVGTIGHVDHGKTTLTAAISKTLAEKYPASEGYLANQVVDFDGIDKAPEEKQRGITINISHIEYETPNRHYAHVDAPGHADYIKNMITGAAQMDGAILVVAATDGPMAQTREHVLLARQVGVPYLLVALNKADMVDDEEILELVEMEVRELLSSQGFDGDDAPVVRVSGLKALEGDPEWQEKVLELMEAVDNNVPEPVRDLDKPFLMPIEDVFTITGRGTVVTGKVERGALNVNSEVEIVGIRTPQKTTVTGIETFHKSMDQAQAGDNTGLLLRGIKREDVERGQVVVKPGSITPHTDFEAQVYILGKDEGGRHNPFYSNYRPQFYFRTTDVTGVIQLPEGTEMVMPGDNTEMTVQLIQPIAMEEGLGFAIREGGRTVGSGRVTKIIK, encoded by the coding sequence GTGGCTAAGGCCAAGTTCGAGCGGACCAAGCCGCACGTCAACGTCGGCACCATCGGTCACGTCGACCACGGTAAGACGACGCTCACCGCTGCCATCTCCAAGACCCTCGCCGAGAAGTACCCGGCGTCGGAGGGCTACCTCGCCAACCAGGTCGTCGACTTCGACGGCATTGACAAGGCGCCCGAGGAGAAGCAGCGCGGTATCACGATCAACATCTCGCACATCGAGTACGAGACGCCGAACCGTCACTACGCGCACGTCGACGCCCCGGGTCACGCCGACTACATCAAGAACATGATCACCGGTGCCGCCCAGATGGACGGCGCGATCCTCGTGGTCGCCGCGACCGACGGTCCGATGGCCCAGACGCGTGAGCACGTCCTGCTCGCCCGCCAGGTCGGCGTTCCCTACCTGCTCGTGGCGCTCAACAAGGCCGACATGGTCGACGACGAGGAGATCCTCGAGCTCGTCGAGATGGAGGTCCGCGAGCTGCTGTCGTCGCAGGGCTTCGACGGCGACGACGCTCCCGTCGTCCGCGTCTCCGGCCTGAAGGCCCTCGAGGGTGACCCCGAGTGGCAGGAGAAGGTCCTCGAGCTCATGGAGGCCGTCGACAACAACGTGCCCGAGCCCGTTCGTGACCTCGACAAGCCGTTCCTGATGCCGATCGAGGACGTCTTCACGATCACCGGTCGTGGCACCGTCGTCACCGGCAAGGTCGAGCGTGGCGCGCTGAACGTCAACTCCGAGGTCGAGATCGTCGGTATCCGCACCCCGCAGAAGACGACGGTCACGGGCATCGAGACCTTCCACAAGTCGATGGACCAGGCTCAGGCTGGTGACAACACCGGTCTGCTCCTGCGCGGCATCAAGCGCGAGGACGTCGAGCGTGGCCAGGTCGTCGTGAAGCCGGGTTCGATCACCCCGCACACCGACTTCGAGGCTCAGGTCTACATCCTGGGCAAGGACGAGGGCGGCCGTCACAACCCGTTCTACTCGAACTACCGCCCGCAGTTCTACTTCCGCACGACGGACGTCACCGGCGTCATCCAGCTGCCCGAGGGCACCGAGATGGTCATGCCCGGTGACAACACCGAGATGACGGTCCAGCTCATCCAGCCCATCGCCATGGAGGAGGGCCTCGGCTTCGCCATCCGCGAGGGTGGCCGCACCGTCGGCTCGGGCCGTGTCACCAAGATCATCAAGTGA
- a CDS encoding ribokinase, translated as MARIVVVGSVNADLVARVARHPRPGETVLGVDLAVLPGGKGANQAVAAARLGSDVALVGAVGDDAFAPVALSGLAAAGVDTTAVARVPGPTGIALVTVSDDGENAIVVVPGANGSVSPTTVGEHGPALAAAGVVVLQCELPRATVEAAARAARGRVLLNLAPAVALDPDVVRLADPLVVNEHEARGALEVLGAEHPSRPATGRTADDAAVASALVAAGVRSVVLTLGARGALVALQGRDGVEHVQAPRVTAVDTTGAGDAFVGALTHRLAAGDRLLDAVRFANRVGAFAATSVGAQPSYPSAGDTLPGTDA; from the coding sequence GTGGCTCGCATCGTCGTCGTCGGCTCCGTCAACGCCGACCTCGTCGCCCGTGTCGCACGGCATCCTCGACCCGGCGAGACCGTGCTCGGCGTCGACCTCGCGGTGCTGCCGGGCGGCAAGGGCGCCAACCAGGCGGTCGCCGCCGCGCGCCTGGGCAGCGACGTCGCGCTCGTGGGAGCGGTGGGCGACGACGCGTTCGCGCCCGTGGCGCTGTCCGGCCTCGCGGCGGCCGGCGTCGACACGACCGCCGTGGCCCGCGTGCCCGGCCCCACGGGCATCGCGCTCGTCACCGTCTCCGACGACGGCGAGAACGCCATCGTCGTCGTGCCCGGCGCGAACGGCTCGGTGAGCCCGACGACGGTGGGCGAGCACGGCCCCGCCCTGGCCGCCGCCGGCGTCGTCGTGCTCCAGTGCGAGCTGCCGCGCGCGACGGTCGAGGCCGCGGCGCGCGCCGCACGGGGGAGGGTGCTGCTCAACCTCGCCCCTGCCGTGGCGCTCGACCCCGACGTCGTCCGGCTCGCCGACCCCCTCGTCGTCAACGAGCACGAGGCCCGCGGCGCGCTGGAGGTCCTGGGCGCCGAGCACCCGTCCCGGCCCGCGACCGGGAGGACGGCCGACGACGCGGCCGTCGCGTCGGCGCTCGTCGCGGCCGGGGTGCGCTCGGTCGTCCTGACGCTCGGCGCACGAGGCGCGCTCGTCGCCCTCCAGGGGCGAGACGGCGTCGAGCACGTCCAGGCGCCGCGCGTCACCGCCGTCGACACCACGGGCGCGGGCGACGCGTTCGTGGGCGCGCTCACCCACCGGCTCGCAGCGGGCGACCGCCTGCTCGATGCGGTGCGGTTCGCGAACCGGGTCGGCGCCTTCGCCGCGACGAGCGTCGGCGCGCAGCCGTCGTACCCGTCCGCGGGCGACACGCTCCCGGGGACGGACGCATGA
- the rpsJ gene encoding 30S ribosomal protein S10: MAGQKIRIRLKSYDHEVIDSSARKIVDTVTRAGATVVGPVPLPTEKNVFVVIRSPHKYKDSREHFEMRTHKRLIDIIDPTPKAVDSLMRIDLPADVNIEIKL, from the coding sequence ATGGCGGGACAGAAGATCCGCATCCGGCTCAAGTCCTATGACCACGAGGTCATCGACAGCTCGGCGCGCAAGATCGTTGACACGGTCACGCGTGCCGGTGCGACTGTTGTGGGCCCGGTGCCGCTCCCGACGGAGAAGAACGTCTTCGTCGTGATCCGGTCGCCTCACAAGTACAAGGACAGCCGCGAGCACTTCGAGATGCGCACGCACAAGCGGCTCATCGACATCATCGATCCCACGCCGAAGGCCGTCGACTCGCTCATGCGTATCGACCTGCCTGCCGACGTGAACATCGAGATCAAGCTCTGA
- the rplC gene encoding 50S ribosomal protein L3 has translation MSNLQKNVTAVLGKKLGMTQLWDEAGRLVPVTVVAVDTNVVTQVRTPETDGYAAVQLAAGQIDPRKVTKPLKGHFEKAGVTPRRHVAEIRTADAATYTVGQEITAAAFEAGAVVDVTGTTKGKGTAGVMKRHGFAGVSASHGSHRNHRKPGSIGGASTPSRVFKGLRMAGRMGAERQTTQNLTVHAVDVEKGLLLVKGAVPGPKGGVVVVKTAAKGA, from the coding sequence ATGAGCAACCTGCAGAAGAACGTGACCGCGGTGCTGGGCAAGAAGCTCGGCATGACGCAGCTGTGGGACGAGGCCGGTCGCCTCGTGCCCGTCACGGTCGTCGCGGTGGACACCAACGTGGTGACCCAGGTCCGCACGCCCGAGACCGACGGCTACGCGGCCGTCCAGCTGGCCGCCGGCCAGATCGACCCGCGCAAGGTCACCAAGCCGCTGAAGGGCCACTTCGAGAAGGCCGGCGTCACGCCGCGCCGTCACGTGGCCGAGATCCGCACCGCTGACGCCGCCACCTACACGGTCGGTCAGGAGATCACCGCCGCCGCCTTCGAGGCCGGCGCCGTGGTCGACGTCACCGGGACGACCAAGGGCAAGGGCACCGCTGGTGTCATGAAGCGTCACGGCTTCGCCGGCGTGAGCGCCTCGCACGGTTCGCACCGCAACCACCGCAAGCCGGGCTCGATCGGTGGCGCGTCGACGCCGTCGCGCGTGTTCAAGGGCCTGCGCATGGCTGGTCGCATGGGCGCCGAGCGTCAGACCACCCAGAACCTGACCGTCCACGCGGTCGACGTCGAGAAGGGTCTGCTGCTCGTCAAGGGCGCGGTTCCCGGCCCCAAGGGTGGCGTCGTCGTCGTCAAGACCGCCGCGAAGGGTGCGTGA
- the rplD gene encoding 50S ribosomal protein L4: MTAQIVDVLDAQGKKAGQAELPAEVFDVVTNVPLIHQVVVAQRAAARQGTHATKTRGEVRGGGKKPYKQKGTGRARQGSTRAPQFAGGGTVHGPQPRSYDQRTPKKMKAAALRGALSDRARAGRVHVVSGFGIDGTPSTKTALQTLALLTERPHVLVVTERTDEATILSLRNVPEVHLLVADQLNTYDVLVSDDIVFTEGALAAFLAGPAKGAKAVATESEAVEAAEEATK; the protein is encoded by the coding sequence ATGACCGCACAGATCGTTGACGTTCTCGACGCCCAGGGCAAGAAGGCCGGCCAGGCCGAGCTTCCCGCCGAGGTGTTCGACGTCGTCACCAACGTCCCGCTGATCCACCAGGTCGTCGTCGCGCAGCGTGCCGCTGCCCGTCAGGGCACGCACGCCACGAAGACCCGCGGCGAGGTCCGCGGTGGTGGCAAGAAGCCGTACAAGCAGAAGGGCACCGGCCGCGCCCGTCAGGGTTCGACCCGCGCTCCGCAGTTCGCCGGCGGTGGCACCGTCCACGGCCCGCAGCCGCGCTCGTACGACCAGCGCACCCCGAAGAAGATGAAGGCCGCCGCTCTGCGTGGCGCCCTCTCCGACCGCGCTCGCGCCGGTCGCGTGCACGTCGTCTCCGGCTTCGGCATCGACGGCACGCCGTCGACCAAGACCGCGCTCCAGACCCTGGCCCTGCTGACCGAGCGTCCCCACGTCCTCGTGGTGACCGAGCGCACGGACGAGGCGACGATCCTGTCGCTGCGCAACGTGCCCGAGGTCCACCTGCTCGTCGCGGACCAGCTGAACACGTACGACGTCCTCGTCTCGGACGACATCGTCTTCACCGAGGGTGCGCTCGCCGCGTTCCTCGCCGGCCCTGCCAAGGGCGCGAAGGCCGTCGCGACCGAGAGCGAGGCCGTCGAGGCCGCTGAGGAGGCCACCAAGTGA
- the rplW gene encoding 50S ribosomal protein L23, translated as MTTVQKDPRDILLAPVVSEKSYGLLDEGKYTFVVDPRANKTEIKIAVEQVFGVKVDSVNTINRKGKTRRTRFGLGKRKDTKRAIVTLREGSIDIFGGPVG; from the coding sequence GTGACCACCGTGCAGAAGGACCCGCGCGACATCCTGCTCGCGCCGGTCGTCTCCGAGAAGAGCTACGGCCTCCTCGACGAGGGCAAGTACACCTTCGTCGTGGACCCGCGTGCCAACAAGACCGAGATCAAGATCGCTGTCGAGCAGGTCTTCGGCGTCAAGGTCGACTCGGTCAACACGATCAACCGCAAGGGCAAGACGCGCCGCACGCGTTTTGGCCTGGGCAAGCGCAAGGACACGAAGCGTGCGATCGTCACCCTCCGCGAGGGTTCGATCGACATCTTCGGCGGTCCGGTCGGCTGA
- the rplB gene encoding 50S ribosomal protein L2 — MGIRKYKPTTPGRRGSSVADFVEVTRSQPEKSLVRPLSKTGGRNNTGRITTRHKGGGHKRQYRVIDFRRHDKDGVPAKVAHIEYDPNRTARIALLHYADGEKRYIIAPNKLSQGDVVEAGAGADIKPGNNLPLRNIPTGTVIHAIELRPGGGAKIARSAGVSVQLVAKDGPYAQLRMPSGEIRNVDLRCRATVGEVGNAEQSNINWGKAGRMRWKGVRPTVRGVAMNPIDHPHGGGEGKTSGGRHPVSPWGQPEGRTRRPNKPSDKLIVRRRRTGKKR, encoded by the coding sequence ATGGGTATTCGTAAGTACAAGCCGACTACGCCTGGCCGTCGTGGCTCGAGCGTGGCGGACTTCGTCGAGGTCACCCGTTCGCAGCCGGAGAAGTCGCTGGTCCGCCCCCTGTCGAAGACGGGTGGCCGCAACAACACCGGTCGCATCACGACCCGACACAAGGGTGGTGGCCACAAGCGCCAGTACCGCGTGATCGACTTCCGTCGTCACGACAAGGACGGCGTGCCGGCCAAGGTCGCTCACATCGAGTACGACCCCAACCGCACCGCGCGCATCGCCCTCCTGCACTACGCGGACGGCGAGAAGCGCTACATCATCGCGCCGAACAAGCTGTCGCAGGGCGACGTCGTCGAGGCCGGTGCCGGCGCCGACATCAAGCCCGGCAACAACCTGCCGCTGCGCAACATCCCGACCGGTACGGTCATCCACGCCATCGAGCTGCGTCCCGGTGGCGGCGCGAAGATCGCCCGCTCGGCCGGTGTCTCGGTCCAGCTCGTCGCCAAGGACGGCCCCTACGCCCAGCTGCGTATGCCGTCCGGTGAGATCCGCAACGTCGACCTGCGCTGCCGCGCCACGGTCGGCGAGGTGGGCAACGCCGAGCAGTCGAACATCAACTGGGGCAAGGCCGGCCGCATGCGCTGGAAGGGCGTCCGCCCGACCGTGCGTGGTGTCGCCATGAACCCGATCGACCACCCGCACGGTGGTGGTGAGGGCAAGACGTCCGGCGGTCGCCACCCGGTGAGCCCCTGGGGCCAGCCGGAGGGCCGTACCCGCCGTCCGAACAAGCCGAGCGACAAGCTGATCGTTCGTCGCCGCCGCACTGGCAAGAAGCGCTGA
- the rpsS gene encoding 30S ribosomal protein S19 has translation MPRSLKKGPFIDGHLQKKVDVQNEKGTKNVIKTWSRRSVITPDFLGHTFAVHDGRKHTPVFVTESMVGHKLGEFAPTRTFRGHVKDDKKGRRR, from the coding sequence ATGCCTCGTAGCCTGAAGAAGGGCCCCTTCATCGACGGCCACCTCCAGAAGAAGGTGGACGTGCAGAACGAGAAGGGGACCAAGAACGTCATCAAGACCTGGTCCCGTCGGTCGGTCATCACGCCCGACTTCCTCGGTCACACCTTCGCCGTGCACGACGGCCGCAAGCACACTCCGGTCTTCGTGACCGAGTCGATGGTCGGCCACAAGCTCGGCGAGTTCGCTCCCACGCGGACCTTCCGCGGCCACGTGAAGGACGACAAGAAGGGTCGTCGTCGCTGA
- the rplV gene encoding 50S ribosomal protein L22, with the protein MEAKAQARFVRVTPMKARRVVDLIRGKQAGEAVAVLKFAPQAAAEPVLKVVESAIANARVKADRASERFDEQDLVVSAAFVDEGPTLKRFRPRAQGRAAQVLKRTSHITVVVAPREKKEGAR; encoded by the coding sequence ATGGAAGCCAAGGCGCAGGCGCGGTTCGTCCGCGTGACGCCGATGAAGGCCCGGCGCGTCGTGGACCTCATCCGTGGCAAGCAGGCCGGCGAGGCCGTCGCGGTGCTGAAGTTCGCGCCGCAGGCCGCCGCCGAGCCGGTGCTGAAGGTCGTGGAGTCCGCGATCGCCAACGCCCGGGTGAAGGCCGACCGCGCGAGCGAGCGCTTCGACGAGCAGGACCTCGTCGTCTCCGCCGCGTTCGTGGACGAGGGCCCGACCCTGAAGCGGTTCCGCCCGCGTGCCCAGGGCCGTGCGGCCCAGGTCCTCAAGCGGACCTCGCACATCACCGTGGTGGTCGCACCGCGCGAGAAGAAGGAAGGGGCCCGATAG
- the rpsC gene encoding 30S ribosomal protein S3 — protein sequence MGQKVHPHGYRLGITTDHRSRWFADSTKPGQRYRDYVREDVEIRKLMATGLERAGIAKVEIERTRDRVRVDIHTARPGIVIGRRGAEADRIRGELEKLTGKQVQLNILEVKNAEIEAQLVAQGIAEQLASRVSFRRAMRKGIQSAQRAGAKGIRVQVSGRLGGAEMSRSEFYREGRVPLHTLRANIDYGFFEARTTFGRIGVKVWIYKGDVTEKEFAAQQATSAPRQGRGPRAERGGERGGDRRGGRRNDRSAAPSTDAPAEAAAPAVEAPAETGTEA from the coding sequence GTGGGGCAGAAGGTTCACCCGCACGGGTACCGCCTCGGCATCACCACCGACCACCGGTCGCGCTGGTTCGCCGACAGCACGAAGCCTGGCCAGCGGTACCGCGACTACGTCCGTGAGGACGTCGAGATCCGCAAGCTCATGGCCACCGGCCTCGAGCGTGCCGGCATCGCCAAGGTCGAGATCGAGCGCACCCGCGACCGCGTCCGCGTGGACATCCACACGGCGCGTCCGGGCATCGTGATCGGCCGTCGTGGCGCCGAGGCCGACCGCATCCGCGGCGAGCTCGAGAAGCTCACGGGCAAGCAGGTCCAGCTGAACATCCTCGAGGTCAAGAACGCCGAGATCGAGGCTCAGCTGGTCGCCCAGGGCATCGCCGAGCAGCTCGCCTCGCGCGTCTCCTTCCGTCGAGCCATGCGCAAGGGCATCCAGTCCGCGCAGCGTGCCGGCGCGAAGGGCATCCGCGTGCAGGTCTCGGGCCGTCTCGGCGGCGCCGAGATGAGCCGGTCGGAGTTCTACCGCGAGGGTCGCGTGCCGCTGCACACGCTCCGCGCGAACATCGACTACGGCTTCTTCGAGGCCCGCACCACCTTCGGCCGCATCGGCGTGAAGGTGTGGATCTACAAGGGCGACGTCACCGAGAAGGAGTTCGCCGCCCAGCAGGCCACCTCCGCTCCGCGCCAGGGCCGTGGCCCGCGCGCCGAGCGTGGTGGCGAGCGCGGTGGCGACCGTCGTGGCGGTCGCCGCAACGACCGTTCGGCTGCCCCGTCGACGGATGCGCCGGCCGAGGCCGCCGCTCCCGCCGTTGAGGCGCCGGCTGAGACCGGAACGGAGGCCTGA
- the rplP gene encoding 50S ribosomal protein L16 produces the protein MLIPRRLKHRKQHHPGRSGASKGGNTISFGDFGIQALEPAYVTNRQIEAARIAMTRHIKRGGKVWINIYPDRPLTKKPAETRMGSGKGSPEWWVANVKPGRILFELAGVPEPLAREAMRRAIHKLPMKCRFVVREGGAN, from the coding sequence ATGCTGATTCCCCGCAGGCTCAAGCACCGCAAGCAGCACCACCCCGGCCGCTCCGGCGCGTCGAAGGGTGGCAACACGATCTCGTTCGGTGACTTCGGCATCCAGGCTCTCGAGCCCGCCTACGTCACCAACCGTCAGATCGAGGCTGCTCGTATCGCGATGACCCGCCACATCAAGCGTGGCGGCAAGGTCTGGATCAACATCTACCCGGACCGTCCGCTGACCAAGAAGCCCGCCGAGACCCGCATGGGTTCCGGCAAGGGCTCGCCCGAGTGGTGGGTCGCCAACGTCAAGCCCGGCCGCATTCTCTTCGAGCTGGCCGGCGTCCCGGAGCCCCTGGCTCGTGAGGCCATGCGCCGAGCGATCCACAAGCTCCCGATGAAGTGCCGTTTCGTGGTGCGCGAGGGTGGTGCGAACTGA
- the rpmC gene encoding 50S ribosomal protein L29 gives MAIGTKGLAPTELDGFDDAKLVAELKKAKEELFNLRFQSATGQLESHGRIKAVKRDIARIYTILRERELGIRTAPSAE, from the coding sequence ATGGCTATCGGTACCAAGGGCCTGGCCCCGACCGAGCTGGACGGCTTCGACGACGCGAAGCTCGTCGCCGAGCTGAAGAAGGCCAAGGAGGAGCTGTTCAACCTCCGCTTCCAGTCGGCCACCGGCCAGCTGGAGTCGCACGGCCGCATCAAGGCCGTCAAGCGCGACATCGCGCGGATCTACACGATCCTGCGTGAGCGCGAGCTCGGCATCCGTACGGCTCCGAGCGCTGAGTGA
- the rpsQ gene encoding 30S ribosomal protein S17, which yields MSNETTAAPEAEERGIRKTRRGYVVSDKMDKTIVVEVEDRVKHPLYGKVMRRTTKVKAHDEQNTAGIGDLVVIMETRPLSATKRWRLVEILEKAK from the coding sequence ATGAGCAACGAGACGACTGCGGCCCCTGAGGCCGAGGAGCGCGGCATTCGCAAGACCCGCCGCGGCTACGTGGTCAGCGACAAGATGGACAAGACCATCGTGGTCGAGGTCGAGGACCGGGTGAAGCACCCGCTCTACGGCAAGGTCATGCGTCGCACGACCAAGGTCAAGGCCCACGACGAGCAGAACACCGCCGGCATCGGCGACCTCGTGGTGATCATGGAGACCCGCCCGCTGTCCGCGACCAAGCGGTGGCGCCTGGTGGAGATCCTCGAGAAGGCCAAGTGA
- the rplN gene encoding 50S ribosomal protein L14, protein MIQQESRLRVADNTGAKEILCIRVLGGSGRRYAGIGDVIVATVKDAIPGGNVKKGDVIKAVVVRTAKERRRPDGSYIKFDENAAVILKNDGEPRGTRIFGPVGRELRDKKFMKIISLAPEVL, encoded by the coding sequence ATGATCCAGCAGGAGTCGCGACTCCGGGTCGCCGACAACACGGGTGCCAAGGAGATCCTTTGCATCCGCGTTCTCGGTGGTTCCGGCCGTCGCTACGCCGGTATCGGTGACGTCATCGTCGCCACCGTCAAGGACGCTATCCCCGGCGGCAACGTGAAGAAGGGCGACGTCATCAAGGCCGTCGTCGTCCGGACCGCCAAGGAGCGCCGCCGTCCCGACGGTTCCTACATCAAGTTCGACGAGAACGCCGCTGTCATCCTCAAGAACGACGGCGAGCCTCGTGGCACCCGCATCTTCGGTCCGGTCGGTCGCGAGCTTCGCGACAAGAAGTTCATGAAGATCATCTCGCTCGCGCCGGAGGTGCTCTGA